A DNA window from Mycolicibacter hiberniae contains the following coding sequences:
- a CDS encoding Gp19/Gp15/Gp42 family protein, producing MTADESAQAEILLEDAELEIRQRIPDLDEKVTNGGLDESIVVRVESTAVKRVIQNPEGYTSETDGDYTYQLNYELASGELQITNREWGLLGVGSALFSIHLRVPTPFERFRADPRFAFPL from the coding sequence TTGACGGCGGACGAATCCGCCCAGGCTGAGATCCTGCTCGAAGATGCTGAGCTGGAAATCCGGCAGCGTATCCCCGACCTAGACGAGAAGGTCACCAACGGTGGCCTAGATGAGTCGATAGTGGTCCGGGTGGAGTCCACCGCTGTAAAGCGGGTGATCCAAAACCCCGAGGGTTACACCTCGGAGACCGATGGTGACTACACCTACCAACTCAACTATGAGTTGGCCTCGGGTGAGCTTCAGATCACTAACCGCGAGTGGGGCCTGTTGGGTGTGGGGTCCGCGTTGTTTTCGATCCACCTCAGAGTGCCTACTCCGTTCGAGCGTTTCCGGGCCGATCCA
- a CDS encoding phage major capsid protein, with amino-acid sequence MSTTRADLASAWLPEDYGDLVNLAVQAKSIAANAATFLTTNKSKLNVPVWKSDPGVGWYDELDPIAEADGDAEEVTVVPAKTAGLTLVGNESVGDTDPAIADRIGQALANQIARSVDQAFFANTTAKGPDGLLSLGYSVVSTGGSLTNLDAFVTARYRALAFGSVLTSWIVSPETAEALSKLKIASGSNQSLLTFVEDGIQVCGLPVLVSDQVDAGTVAWGIPKEHTLFVQRTGTEVSQFHNVQQDGRWIRATSRIGVAFVNEPGVVRIVDGPITYALSFGGATGGNATVSLNGLGPSVTIAHNANATAVKAAIVGIDDGIVADDVTVTGSAGEFTVIVPGVLTVNGAALTGGTGASVTLA; translated from the coding sequence GTGAGTACTACACGTGCTGATCTGGCATCTGCTTGGTTGCCCGAGGATTATGGCGACCTGGTGAATTTGGCTGTTCAGGCTAAATCTATCGCCGCTAACGCCGCGACGTTTCTGACTACGAATAAGTCGAAACTCAATGTCCCGGTGTGGAAGTCTGACCCCGGTGTTGGTTGGTATGACGAGTTGGACCCGATTGCTGAGGCTGATGGTGATGCCGAAGAGGTCACGGTGGTCCCGGCGAAAACCGCCGGCCTTACCTTGGTCGGTAATGAGTCTGTCGGTGACACCGATCCGGCTATCGCTGACCGTATCGGTCAGGCGCTTGCTAATCAGATTGCTCGGTCTGTTGATCAGGCATTTTTCGCTAACACCACCGCGAAAGGTCCAGACGGGTTGCTGTCGCTGGGGTATTCGGTGGTCAGCACTGGTGGTTCGCTGACCAACTTGGATGCTTTTGTGACCGCCCGGTATAGGGCGCTGGCGTTTGGCAGCGTGTTGACTTCGTGGATTGTCTCGCCGGAAACCGCTGAGGCTTTGTCCAAGTTGAAGATCGCTTCGGGCAGCAACCAGTCGTTGCTGACTTTTGTCGAGGACGGTATTCAGGTGTGCGGCCTACCTGTGTTGGTCTCTGACCAGGTGGATGCGGGCACGGTGGCGTGGGGTATCCCTAAGGAGCACACGCTGTTTGTGCAGCGCACAGGTACCGAGGTTTCGCAGTTCCACAACGTCCAACAGGATGGTCGGTGGATTCGCGCTACTAGCCGTATTGGCGTCGCGTTCGTCAATGAGCCTGGTGTGGTTCGGATTGTGGATGGTCCGATCACTTACGCGCTGAGTTTTGGTGGCGCTACTGGTGGTAACGCGACGGTGAGCCTGAATGGTCTTGGTCCGTCTGTGACTATCGCCCACAACGCGAACGCTACGGCGGTTAAGGCTGCAATTGTCGGTATTGATGACGGCATCGTGGCCGATGACGTGACCGTTACCGGTTCTGCTGGTGAGTTCACCGTGATTGTTCCGGGTGTGTTGACCGTGAATGGTGCTGCGCTGACCGGTGGTACCGGCGCGTCGGTGACCCTCGCCTAG